A region from the Onychostoma macrolepis isolate SWU-2019 chromosome 18, ASM1243209v1, whole genome shotgun sequence genome encodes:
- the bida gene encoding BH3 interacting domain death agonist, whose amino-acid sequence MDCNRNFDSFPDTSLVLLSFLKQKGCQNSQLQRELDYLDEKLTLPTNHNYIESDEELQADGHSFSVSYRELLHEFQNQVQPQLPVNAEEAQAAREMAAELIRIADLLEQRVLSQAADSLSKKLCRSQELFWGGHLSDGVQALLRQVAGAKEFKKELVEMAFTFVLMKTVCEHVPQFFFGLYGTVVQYFLPHRSHS is encoded by the exons ATGGACTGCAACAGAAACTTTGACAGTTTTCCAGACACTTCCCTGGTGCTCCTTTCCTTCCTTAAGCAAAAAGGCTGCCAAAATAGCCAGCTTCAAAGAGAGCTTGATTATCTTGATGAAAAGCTAACGCTGCCTACAAATCACAATTATATTGAGAGTGATGAGGAATTACAAGCGGATGGACACAGTTTCTCAGTCAGCTACAGAGAACTTCTACATGAATTTCAGAATCAAGTTCAGCCTCAACTACCAG TCAATGCTGAAGAGGCTCAGGCAGCGAGGGAAATGGCTGCAGAGTTGATCAGAATTGCAGACCTGCTTGAGCAGAGAGTCCTGTCCCAGGCTGCTGACAGTTTGTCCAAGAAACTATGCAGATCTCAAGAGCTG TTTTGGGGCGGACATCTTTCTGATGGAGTGCAGGCCTTACTTCGCCAAGTGGCAGGTGCCAAAGAGTTTAAGAAGGAACTTGTGGAGATGGCCTTCACTTTTGTGCTTATGAAGACTGTTTGTGAACATGTGCCTCAATTCTTCTTTGGTCTTTACGGCACAGTGGTGCAGTATTTCTTACCACACAGATCCCACTCATGA
- the bcl2l13 gene encoding bcl-2-like protein 13 → MAASGSSTTVPEEFHYETKYVILSYLSLPQPPPSRSRPSKTAEGESHSTQEVERERNSSLKKQIENEIKQLEEEIASSFSRTGFDQLTSPVFSPANPESSIEDSLAVLGDCVSRDLDTHLSSATHTLLSSDLDFEHFRAAVEEVSSHAQGGWSKVLVPLVLLQALQNEGQPLETLLHYGLRYLEESQADFIIQQGGWGTVFSLDEAEDPGVIIAEDSNDIYILSGEQVSDQLSPPASLLTLGDSSGPASWQTESLPVSLTGHESWAQVGMMDPEDAKSLDSVEGVALVEEQSENNSSNSDIVHVEREDAELLEEGGETVEEGELQSSVLSVLGSESELAAVREEAPTAEPVQSATEPTVEEIPPPPASEQEHPSAPAAASFPVPEPELQSQPVPAPVEPQSSPPPDLEPEVVQATLEQEILPEVDLKASSLAHDLPVLTPPEVQTKSVPHPEASDLPVLLYGGAALVAIAAVLAFGALAYRKK, encoded by the exons ATGGCTGCCTCTGGCTCCTCCACCACAGTGCCTGAAGAATTTCACTATGAGACCAAGTATGTCATCCTCAGCTACCTCAGCTTGCCTCAGCCTCCGCCGTCAAGATCAAGACCCTCAAAGACAGCGGAGG GAGAGAGCCATTCTACACAGGAAGTGGAAAGAGAGCGCAATAGCAGCCTGAAGAAACAGATTGAGAATGAAATAAAGCAGCTGGAAGAGGAAATTGCGTCCT CTTTTTCCAGGACTGGTTTTGATCAGCTCACGTCCCCAGTGTTCAGTCCAGCCAATCCAGAAAGCTCCATAGAGGACAGCCTGGCAGTGCTAGGGGACTGCGTCTCACGGGACCTGGACACACACCTGTCCTCCGCCACTCACACGCTTCTGAGCAG TGATTTGGACTTTGAGCACTTCAGAGCAGCGGTGGAGGAGGTGTCCTCTCATGCTCAAGGAGGATGGAGCAAG GTGTTGGTACCCTTAGTATTGTTACAAGCCCTGCAGAATGAGGGGCAGCCACTGGAAACTCTGCTACATTATGGTTTGCGTTACCTTGAGGAATCGCAAGCAGACTTCATCATTCAGCAGGGAGGATGG GGCACTGTGTTTAGCCTGGATGAAGCTGAGGACCCTGGCGTGATCATAGCCGAGGACAGTAACGACATCTACATCCTGTCAGGTGAACAGGTCTCGGATCAGCTGAGCCCTCCTGCTTCACTACTGACTCTTGGAGATAGCAGTGGGCCAGCTTCCTGGCAGACAGAGAGTCTTCCTGTGTCTCTGACAGGACACGAGTCTTGGGCGCAGGTTGGCATGATGGACCCCGAAGACGCCAAGAGTCTGGACAGCGTCGAGGGAGTGGCGTTAGTCGAGGAGCAAAGTGAGAACAACTCCTCGAACTCTGACATTGTCCACGTGGAGCGTGAAGATGCTGAACTTCTAGAAGAAGGTGGGGAGACGGTGGAGGAAGGGGAGCTGCAGAGTAGCGTACTTAGCGTGCTGGGCAGTGAAAGCGAACTCGCTGCTGTtcgagaagaagcaccaaccgCAGAGCCAGTGCAATCCGCAACTGAGCCGACTGTGGAAGAAATCCCTCCACCTCCAGCCTCAGAGCAAGAGCACCCATCCGCCCCTGCTGCTGCCTCGTTCCCTGTGCCTGAGCCTGAACTTCAGTCTCAGCCTGTTCCAGCTCCTGTGGAGCCACAATCATCTCCCCCACCTGATCTAGAACCTGAAGTGGTCCAAGCAACCCTGGAGCAGGAGATACTTCCAGAGGTGGATCTGAAGGCCTCCTCCCTGGCCCACGACCTCCCTGTCCTGACCCCTCCTGAGGTGCAGACAAAGTCAGTGCCACATCCCGAGGCCTCTGACCTCCCTGTGCTGCTATATGGTGGTGCTGCCCTGGTGGCCATCGCTGCAGTATTGGCTTTTGGAGCGCTGGCCTACAGGAAGAAGTAG
- the wnt2 gene encoding protein Wnt-2 isoform X1 has product MNFLPSGICFYLSVAICWFTSRVDASWWYMGTLGSQVMCDNIPGLINKQRQLCRQHPKVMQAIGAGIKNWIGECQHQFRNHRWNCNTMAREHNLFGRLLHRSSREAAFVYAISSAGMVYTLTRACSQGELENCSCDPGKKGSSRDAKGAFDWGGCSDHVDHAIKFTQVFIDAKERKERDARALMNLHNNRAGRKAVKRFMNLECKCHGVSGSCNVRTCWLAMADFRQTGDYLRKKYNSAIQVVMNQYGTSFTSAYRMFKRPTKNDLVYFEDSPDYCIWDHESGSVGTGGRVCNRTSRGADSCEVMCCGRGYDTSRVSRTTKCECKFHWCCAVHCRDCQEEVDVHTCKTQS; this is encoded by the exons ATGAACTTTTTGCCAAGTGGAATATGTTTTTATCTGTCCGTGGCAATTTGCTGGTTCACATCAAGGGTCGATGCATCGTGGTG GTACATGGGCACTCTTGGATCGCAAGTGATGTGCGACAACATCCCGGGTTTAATTAACAAACAACGCCAGTTGTGCCGCCAGCATCCCAAGGTGATGCAGGCTATTGGAGCTGGAATTAAAAACTGGATCGGAGAATGTCAGCACCAGTTCAGAAACCACCGATGGAATTGCAATACCATGGCGCGCGAGCACAATCTTTTTGGAAGGCTTTTGCATCGAA GCAGTCGCGAGGCCGCCTTTGTCTATGCCATCTCCTCAGCAGGTATGGTCTACACCTTGACCAGGGCGTGCAGTCAGGGTGAACTAGAAAACTGCTCTTGCGACCCTGGAAAAAAGGGCTCATCTCGCGATGCCAAGGGAGCTTTCGACTGGGGTGGGTGCAGCGATCATGTTGACCATGCGATCAAGTTCACTCAGGTCTTCATAGACGCCAAGGAGAGGAAGGAGAGAGATGCACGAGCGCTCATGAACTTGCACAACAACCGTGCAGGGAGGAAG GCAGTGAAGCGCTTTATGAACCTTGAGTGTAAGTGTCATGGTGTCAGTGGCTCATGCAATGTACGTACCTGCTGGTTAGCCATGGCAGACTTCAGGCAGACCGGTGACTATCTCCGCAAAAAGTACAACAGTGCCATTCAGGTGGTGATGAACCAGTATGGAACCAGCTTCACTAGTGCCTACAGGATGTTTAAGAGGCCTACCAAAAATGACCTTGTCTATTTTGAAGACTCACCTGACTACTGTATATGGGACCACGAGTCTG GATCTGTGGGCACAGGTGGGCGAGTGTGCAACCGTACGTCCCGTGGGGCGGACAGCTGTGAGGTCATGTGTTGTGGGCGGGGCTATGACACATCACGCGTGAGCCGCACCACCAAGTGTGAGTGCAAGTTCCACTGGTGTTGTGCTGTTCACTGCAGGGACTGCCAAGAAGAGGTAGATGTGCATACCTGCAAAACCCAGTCATGA
- the wnt2 gene encoding protein Wnt-2 isoform X2 — MGTLGSQVMCDNIPGLINKQRQLCRQHPKVMQAIGAGIKNWIGECQHQFRNHRWNCNTMAREHNLFGRLLHRSSREAAFVYAISSAGMVYTLTRACSQGELENCSCDPGKKGSSRDAKGAFDWGGCSDHVDHAIKFTQVFIDAKERKERDARALMNLHNNRAGRKAVKRFMNLECKCHGVSGSCNVRTCWLAMADFRQTGDYLRKKYNSAIQVVMNQYGTSFTSAYRMFKRPTKNDLVYFEDSPDYCIWDHESGSVGTGGRVCNRTSRGADSCEVMCCGRGYDTSRVSRTTKCECKFHWCCAVHCRDCQEEVDVHTCKTQS, encoded by the exons ATGGGCACTCTTGGATCGCAAGTGATGTGCGACAACATCCCGGGTTTAATTAACAAACAACGCCAGTTGTGCCGCCAGCATCCCAAGGTGATGCAGGCTATTGGAGCTGGAATTAAAAACTGGATCGGAGAATGTCAGCACCAGTTCAGAAACCACCGATGGAATTGCAATACCATGGCGCGCGAGCACAATCTTTTTGGAAGGCTTTTGCATCGAA GCAGTCGCGAGGCCGCCTTTGTCTATGCCATCTCCTCAGCAGGTATGGTCTACACCTTGACCAGGGCGTGCAGTCAGGGTGAACTAGAAAACTGCTCTTGCGACCCTGGAAAAAAGGGCTCATCTCGCGATGCCAAGGGAGCTTTCGACTGGGGTGGGTGCAGCGATCATGTTGACCATGCGATCAAGTTCACTCAGGTCTTCATAGACGCCAAGGAGAGGAAGGAGAGAGATGCACGAGCGCTCATGAACTTGCACAACAACCGTGCAGGGAGGAAG GCAGTGAAGCGCTTTATGAACCTTGAGTGTAAGTGTCATGGTGTCAGTGGCTCATGCAATGTACGTACCTGCTGGTTAGCCATGGCAGACTTCAGGCAGACCGGTGACTATCTCCGCAAAAAGTACAACAGTGCCATTCAGGTGGTGATGAACCAGTATGGAACCAGCTTCACTAGTGCCTACAGGATGTTTAAGAGGCCTACCAAAAATGACCTTGTCTATTTTGAAGACTCACCTGACTACTGTATATGGGACCACGAGTCTG GATCTGTGGGCACAGGTGGGCGAGTGTGCAACCGTACGTCCCGTGGGGCGGACAGCTGTGAGGTCATGTGTTGTGGGCGGGGCTATGACACATCACGCGTGAGCCGCACCACCAAGTGTGAGTGCAAGTTCCACTGGTGTTGTGCTGTTCACTGCAGGGACTGCCAAGAAGAGGTAGATGTGCATACCTGCAAAACCCAGTCATGA